One window of the Synergistaceae bacterium genome contains the following:
- a CDS encoding CoA ester lyase, which produces MRRTMLYLPGNNPNMLTRGHLFGSDGLILDLEDAVAMAEKDTARILVRHFLKQGEFGNCEVTVRINGVDTEYWKDDLAAVIPFTSLTGIRAPKVDDAGTVRILDEELSHVEEKNGIPVGRTKIFCLLETAKGIWNAYDIASASPRVAAIIPGGEDLTADLKTNRSKEGTELEWARRMLVFAARAAGVDPIDTVFPRVTDDEGLRKETEFIKQLGFEGKSVIHPNQIPIIHDVFKPTEKEIEQAIKIVKAAKEAAKHGQGAVSVDGRMVDVPVVKRAEHTLLKAGIPEVK; this is translated from the coding sequence ATGCGGCGCACAATGCTATACCTTCCGGGCAACAACCCTAACATGCTAACTCGCGGGCATCTCTTCGGTTCCGACGGACTCATCCTTGACCTGGAAGACGCGGTCGCAATGGCTGAAAAGGACACAGCCCGTATACTTGTGCGGCACTTTCTTAAACAGGGCGAGTTCGGCAATTGCGAAGTCACTGTCCGAATCAACGGTGTCGACACAGAATACTGGAAAGATGATCTGGCTGCCGTAATTCCATTTACCAGTCTTACAGGCATCCGCGCCCCGAAGGTCGACGATGCCGGCACAGTCAGGATACTTGATGAAGAACTCTCGCATGTCGAAGAGAAAAACGGCATTCCTGTCGGACGTACAAAGATATTCTGCCTTCTTGAGACGGCGAAGGGCATCTGGAACGCATACGACATCGCGTCTGCTTCTCCGCGTGTGGCGGCGATAATACCAGGCGGCGAAGACCTGACGGCAGACCTTAAGACAAACCGTTCAAAAGAAGGCACTGAGCTGGAATGGGCGCGGCGTATGCTTGTATTTGCAGCCAGAGCCGCAGGCGTGGATCCTATAGACACTGTCTTCCCGAGGGTCACTGATGACGAGGGCCTGCGCAAAGAGACCGAGTTTATCAAACAGCTTGGATTTGAAGGCAAGAGTGTGATCCACCCGAACCAGATCCCAATAATACACGACGTATTCAAACCAACCGAAAAAGAGATAGAACAAGCCATCAAGATCGTCAAAGCAGCTAAGGAAGCGGCAAAACATGGGCAGGGCGCAGTCTCTGTGGACGGACGAATGGTGGATGTTCCGGTCGTAAAGAGAGCGGAGCATACTCTGCTCAAAGCCGGGATCCCGGAGGTGAAATAA
- the citD gene encoding citrate lyase acyl carrier protein: protein MIMNTAQAGTLESMDCLVTVTEGTAGSGVKIRITGSSATRFKTAMEKKVTEVLVSMDIKDIDVSIQDNGALDIVLGARVEAAIKRLGGAK from the coding sequence ATGATCATGAATACGGCTCAGGCTGGAACACTGGAATCAATGGACTGCCTTGTAACCGTGACTGAAGGTACGGCCGGTTCCGGTGTAAAAATCCGGATAACCGGCAGCAGCGCGACACGTTTTAAAACAGCAATGGAGAAAAAAGTAACGGAAGTTCTTGTATCAATGGATATCAAGGATATCGATGTTTCGATACAGGACAACGGCGCGCTCGACATAGTGCTAGGGGCCCGTGTTGAAGCGGCTATAAAAAGACTGGGAGGTGCGAAATAA
- a CDS encoding isocitrate/isopropylmalate dehydrogenase family protein, translating into MSENILKIREKKDRYKVCYMPGDDSGFDMMESALLVLESLNLPIDWIRADLGWCMWEKSNKKFGEGDPRCNTVPPETIEKIRDTDATLMAAITSKSGVKGFKSAILQMRQIFDLYINLRPAKKLPGIGTPLAKDPDIDIVMFRENTEDLYAAVEFYPLPEAMFDLHKGMDRFRGREVAVSWRVFSKDGCERIIRAAFEYAKATGRKTVHCGNKANVIRETDGMMKRIFLEIAKEYEQYGIRGIEENADAMAMWLIKNPQDYSVIVASNVFGDILSDEASQLTGGLGFAPSGNIGKDAAIFEPSSGSVPKYAHQYRVNPSGIVLTAKMMLEYLGLDDAANKIEKALGEVLVESKPGTLTYDVLRDFRGDPDWEKNAASSLDMAAAIAGKIDPAFTGARLEEAKSKVHKMCAWDAASLVGFDD; encoded by the coding sequence ATGTCAGAAAATATTCTAAAGATAAGGGAAAAGAAAGACCGCTACAAGGTATGCTATATGCCAGGAGACGACTCCGGCTTCGATATGATGGAGAGCGCGCTGCTCGTACTCGAATCACTGAACCTGCCCATCGACTGGATCCGTGCCGATCTCGGCTGGTGCATGTGGGAAAAATCAAACAAAAAATTCGGCGAGGGCGACCCGCGCTGCAATACAGTTCCGCCCGAAACGATCGAGAAGATCCGCGACACTGACGCCACCCTTATGGCGGCAATCACGTCAAAGTCAGGCGTAAAGGGTTTCAAATCAGCGATCCTCCAGATGCGTCAGATATTTGACCTTTATATAAACCTCCGTCCGGCGAAAAAACTCCCCGGAATAGGCACCCCCCTTGCGAAAGACCCCGATATCGATATAGTCATGTTCCGTGAAAACACAGAAGACCTCTACGCAGCAGTAGAATTCTATCCGCTTCCCGAGGCCATGTTCGACCTCCATAAGGGCATGGACCGCTTCCGCGGCCGCGAAGTAGCGGTTTCATGGCGCGTATTCTCGAAAGACGGCTGTGAGCGTATAATCCGAGCGGCATTCGAATACGCTAAGGCAACCGGCCGCAAGACAGTCCACTGCGGAAACAAGGCAAACGTGATACGTGAAACCGACGGAATGATGAAAAGGATTTTCCTTGAAATCGCAAAGGAATATGAGCAGTACGGGATCAGGGGCATTGAAGAAAACGCGGACGCAATGGCTATGTGGCTTATCAAGAACCCGCAGGATTACAGCGTTATCGTAGCCAGTAACGTATTCGGCGACATTCTCTCCGACGAAGCTTCACAGCTCACAGGAGGTCTGGGCTTCGCACCAAGCGGAAACATCGGCAAGGATGCGGCGATCTTCGAACCCAGCAGCGGCTCTGTTCCCAAATATGCCCACCAGTACAGAGTCAACCCGAGTGGAATAGTCCTCACCGCAAAAATGATGCTGGAGTACCTCGGCCTTGACGATGCGGCAAATAAAATCGAGAAGGCGCTCGGCGAGGTCCTCGTAGAAAGCAAACCCGGCACCCTTACATATGATGTTCTCCGCGATTTCCGCGGCGACCCGGACTGGGAGAAGAACGCGGCCAGCTCCCTGGATATGGCTGCGGCAATCGCAGGTAAAATCGACCCGGCATTCACCGGTGCAAGGCTCGAAGAAGCAAAGTCAAAAGTCCACAAAATGTGCGCATGGGATGCAGCCAGTCTCGTTGGCTTTGACGACTAG
- a CDS encoding 3-isopropylmalate dehydratase → MKIKGKVWKYGDDVNTDVIFAGKYTYTVKERSEMGQHALEDLDSDFNKNAQPGDIIVAGKNWGCGSSREQAAICLKERGIGAIIAKSFARIHYRNCLNEGLPIIISSEIQDLVAKGDIIEIDFDKGEIIAGGKTVKFPPYPEFVQGLVNDGGLIPHVKKSLGLS, encoded by the coding sequence ATGAAGATAAAGGGTAAGGTCTGGAAATATGGGGATGACGTCAATACTGACGTCATATTCGCCGGGAAATACACGTATACGGTAAAAGAGCGCTCAGAAATGGGCCAGCATGCTCTGGAGGATCTTGACTCCGATTTTAACAAGAACGCGCAGCCCGGAGACATCATAGTCGCCGGTAAGAACTGGGGCTGTGGATCCAGCCGTGAACAGGCGGCCATCTGCCTGAAAGAGCGCGGCATAGGCGCCATAATAGCAAAGAGTTTCGCCCGTATCCACTACCGCAACTGCCTCAACGAGGGACTGCCTATAATAATCAGCTCTGAGATCCAGGATCTTGTCGCGAAGGGCGATATTATAGAGATAGATTTCGACAAGGGCGAGATAATTGCCGGCGGCAAGACTGTAAAGTTCCCCCCCTATCCTGAGTTTGTCCAGGGTTTGGTCAATGATGGGGGACTTATACCTCACGTGAAGAAAAGCCTGGGGTTATCCTAG
- a CDS encoding 3-isopropylmalate dehydratase large subunit, which yields MGKTFAEKALGRAAGYEVTANQVVTVEPDWCMSHDNTGPISRTFKKIGVKNVWKPERLVVILDHGVPAPSTDHAENHKEAREFMREQGATHFYDVSSAGGVCHQKFPEEGFALPGLVIIGSDSHTCTYGAFGAFATGIGRSEMAAAWATGQIWFKVPESMKINVTGKFNKGVSAKDFILKVMGDVKSDGADYMSVEFHGQGILDMSISERMTLCNLGIEMGAKNAVCPPDQKVLDYIKGKEKVSGWEPLWADPDARYVKELSYDLSDIVPGVAKPHTVDNYAPIEEVVGTKIDQAFLGTCTNGRLEDLHAAAEILKGKKIAVRMIVIPASWNIYREAMKDGTIDTLLDAGCIICNSGCGPCLGAHMGTLATGETCISTANRNFKGRMGNKDSFIYLASPYTVAASALTGNISDPREVL from the coding sequence ATGGGCAAGACATTTGCTGAAAAAGCGCTCGGAAGGGCAGCCGGATATGAAGTCACAGCAAATCAGGTAGTCACGGTCGAACCCGACTGGTGTATGAGCCATGATAACACCGGCCCGATATCGCGCACGTTCAAAAAAATAGGTGTCAAGAACGTATGGAAGCCGGAGCGCCTTGTTGTGATCCTTGACCACGGAGTTCCAGCGCCTTCGACGGATCACGCCGAGAACCATAAAGAGGCGAGGGAGTTTATGCGGGAACAGGGTGCTACCCACTTCTACGATGTGTCAAGCGCAGGAGGCGTCTGCCATCAGAAGTTCCCGGAGGAGGGATTCGCACTTCCAGGACTCGTCATAATAGGCAGTGACAGCCATACCTGTACGTATGGCGCGTTCGGGGCCTTTGCGACGGGGATCGGACGTTCCGAGATGGCTGCTGCATGGGCAACCGGACAGATATGGTTTAAGGTCCCGGAGAGCATGAAGATAAACGTGACCGGCAAGTTTAATAAAGGCGTTTCCGCCAAAGATTTCATACTTAAGGTCATGGGCGACGTCAAGTCGGACGGCGCCGACTACATGAGCGTTGAATTCCACGGACAGGGCATCCTCGACATGAGCATCTCGGAGCGCATGACGTTATGCAATCTCGGTATTGAAATGGGGGCAAAGAACGCCGTCTGCCCTCCAGATCAAAAAGTACTGGACTACATCAAGGGCAAGGAAAAGGTCTCCGGCTGGGAGCCTCTGTGGGCTGATCCCGATGCGCGATACGTCAAAGAATTAAGCTACGATTTGAGCGATATCGTGCCTGGTGTCGCGAAACCCCATACGGTCGACAACTATGCCCCAATCGAAGAGGTCGTCGGCACGAAAATAGACCAGGCTTTCCTTGGGACCTGCACTAACGGCAGACTCGAAGACTTACACGCCGCGGCTGAAATTCTTAAAGGTAAAAAAATCGCGGTTCGTATGATAGTGATCCCGGCGTCATGGAATATCTACCGCGAGGCGATGAAAGACGGCACGATAGATACGCTGCTCGATGCCGGATGCATCATCTGCAACTCCGGGTGCGGGCCGTGTCTTGGCGCGCATATGGGAACGCTTGCAACGGGCGAGACGTGCATAAGCACGGCGAATCGCAACTTCAAAGGCCGTATGGGCAATAAGGATAGTTTTATATACCTGGCCAGTCCTTACACGGTAGCTGCATCCGCGTTGACCGGCAATATCTCCGACCCAAGGGAGGTGCTGTAA
- the leuD gene encoding 3-isopropylmalate dehydratase small subunit (catalyzes the isomerization between 2-isopropylmalate and 3-isopropylmalate in leucine biosynthesis) has translation MSKILRGRAWVFGDDVDTDLIYHNKYLAETDPKNMPQYAFEYYPGKENFAKEVKPGDFVVAGKNFGCGSSREHAVYCLKYAGVPVILAETCSRIYYRNAINNGYPVLFVKGISDAIKAGKIKDGDQLEVDLSTGTIRDITSGGSFHGDAVSDLENDIMEAGGLIEYLKAQAAAKK, from the coding sequence ATGAGCAAAATTCTCAGGGGCAGAGCGTGGGTCTTCGGCGACGACGTAGATACCGATCTCATATACCACAACAAATATCTGGCGGAAACAGATCCCAAAAATATGCCGCAGTATGCATTCGAGTACTACCCGGGCAAGGAGAACTTTGCAAAAGAGGTAAAACCGGGAGATTTTGTAGTAGCCGGAAAGAACTTCGGATGCGGCTCCAGCCGTGAGCATGCGGTATATTGCCTCAAATATGCCGGCGTTCCGGTAATCCTCGCAGAGACCTGCTCGCGTATTTACTACCGCAATGCGATCAACAACGGATACCCTGTTCTCTTTGTCAAAGGGATCTCCGATGCTATAAAAGCAGGAAAGATCAAGGATGGTGACCAGCTCGAAGTTGATCTCTCAACCGGCACCATAAGAGACATAACGAGCGGGGGATCTTTCCACGGCGACGCGGTCAGCGACCTGGAAAACGACATAATGGAGGCCGGCGGGCTTATCGAGTATCTCAAAGCCCAGGCAGCGGCAAAAAAATAG
- a CDS encoding 3-isopropylmalate dehydratase large subunit, translated as MGKTAIVKIMERAAGKPVKVGDRVWCKIDWATARDFGGANCVLQFEKEMGADAKVWDPDKIAFTFDLQAPSHSEKVSANQKIIREFAKKQGIKRVFDINHGIGQHVMLEAGMIKPGDVVLGTDSHMNLLGAVGSFATGVGNTDIVAAFINGINWFRVPETMKIEVTGKFQKGVCMRDLLTRIVGDLGAGGMDFLAVEFTGETIENSNLAERITLCSMVSEMSGKVPLIMPNGEVLKWMVERAGPIVEERIKEFSADPDAEYCRIIKYDVSKLEPLASCPDAPDNVRPIREIAGTAVDQVHIGSCSNGRFEDIKAAYDVLMAGGGKVDPKVRTIITPCTTEVQLQCARAGMIEKFLEAGVVFTNPTCALCTAEHYGALPSGDIGCSTTNRNFIGKVGKGSHTYLMSPMSAMATAVKGVITDPRDILG; from the coding sequence ATGGGTAAGACAGCGATAGTCAAGATCATGGAACGGGCCGCAGGCAAACCCGTAAAGGTTGGAGACCGTGTCTGGTGCAAAATAGACTGGGCAACGGCGCGGGATTTCGGTGGGGCAAACTGTGTTCTGCAGTTTGAGAAGGAAATGGGCGCGGATGCCAAGGTATGGGATCCCGATAAGATAGCGTTCACTTTTGACCTGCAGGCTCCTTCACACTCGGAGAAGGTTTCAGCAAATCAGAAGATCATTCGTGAGTTTGCGAAGAAACAGGGTATCAAGCGCGTATTCGACATTAACCACGGCATAGGCCAGCATGTAATGCTTGAAGCCGGGATGATCAAACCCGGCGATGTCGTCCTGGGCACCGACAGCCACATGAACCTCCTTGGTGCAGTCGGTTCTTTTGCCACCGGAGTAGGAAACACCGACATCGTTGCGGCATTCATAAACGGGATAAACTGGTTCCGCGTGCCTGAGACAATGAAGATAGAGGTAACGGGCAAATTCCAGAAGGGCGTCTGCATGAGAGACCTCCTTACGCGAATAGTCGGCGACCTGGGCGCGGGGGGCATGGACTTCCTTGCGGTCGAGTTTACAGGAGAAACAATAGAAAATTCAAACCTTGCAGAGCGCATTACCCTATGTTCCATGGTTTCAGAGATGAGCGGCAAGGTCCCGCTTATCATGCCGAACGGCGAAGTCCTTAAGTGGATGGTCGAGCGTGCAGGCCCGATCGTTGAGGAACGTATCAAAGAGTTCTCTGCGGATCCTGATGCTGAGTACTGCAGGATAATCAAGTACGACGTCTCAAAACTTGAGCCGCTTGCATCCTGCCCTGACGCACCGGACAACGTCAGACCCATCAGGGAAATCGCAGGCACTGCGGTAGACCAGGTGCATATAGGTTCCTGCTCAAACGGCCGCTTTGAAGACATCAAGGCTGCATATGATGTTCTTATGGCCGGCGGCGGCAAGGTCGACCCCAAGGTACGAACGATAATCACCCCCTGCACTACCGAAGTACAGCTCCAGTGTGCCAGGGCCGGCATGATAGAAAAGTTCCTGGAGGCAGGAGTCGTCTTTACAAACCCGACATGCGCGCTATGCACCGCCGAACACTATGGTGCACTCCCCAGCGGCGATATAGGCTGTTCAACGACGAACCGCAACTTTATCGGCAAGGTCGGCAAGGGAAGCCATACGTACCTTATGAGCCCGATGTCCGCAATGGCGACCGCGGTCAAGGGCGTCATCACAGACCCCAGGGATATTCTGGGCTAG
- a CDS encoding HD domain-containing protein yields MEKRIRELFPEIEWIKDKGLQDKVVASYIDALKTGGWEPDDMDKIPFTLLIPDCPFSYLDHVRGVTRMAKSAMEEFNAIYPAKDPKFTLDNDLLVAGALLHDVGKLVEYEKNSAGETVKSTMGKNLRHPFSGTVIALRNGCPDAIGHIIANHAHEGDGTLRSPEGVIVNKADFMNFEGVKSFLGMK; encoded by the coding sequence ATGGAAAAAAGAATCAGAGAACTCTTTCCTGAGATCGAATGGATCAAGGACAAGGGGCTGCAGGACAAGGTGGTCGCATCTTACATCGATGCTCTTAAGACAGGCGGCTGGGAGCCTGACGATATGGACAAGATACCGTTTACCCTTCTCATTCCGGACTGTCCATTCTCATACCTTGACCACGTGCGGGGCGTAACGCGCATGGCAAAGAGCGCAATGGAGGAGTTCAACGCAATTTATCCGGCAAAGGATCCTAAGTTCACGCTTGATAATGACCTCCTGGTCGCAGGCGCGCTTCTTCACGATGTCGGCAAGTTAGTCGAATATGAAAAAAATTCGGCCGGAGAGACAGTCAAGTCAACTATGGGAAAGAACCTTCGCCATCCGTTCTCAGGGACTGTCATTGCACTTCGCAACGGGTGTCCGGATGCAATAGGCCACATAATAGCAAACCATGCGCATGAGGGCGACGGGACTCTCCGCAGCCCTGAAGGGGTAATTGTGAACAAGGCCGACTTCATGAATTTTGAAGGTGTGAAGTCGTTCCTCGGAATGAAATAA
- a CDS encoding FadR family transcriptional regulator, whose amino-acid sequence MAETHVARGTRIYEKVVEKLKESISNGDILPGDPLSSERQMMNDFGVSRSSLREAFRVMELLGLIESIPGKGRFVRHPRSISEDKKTIPLEDSAILELMEARRVLDPAIAGESAMKATPSDLTRMLRVITATEKNLTEPSGRAQADFDFHLVLAEATHNFVFVNITRMNFDLIMATHDKIYNLLDDKDAFLLEHRTMYDAILDHDVDRAKEMAACHIDRIYRTLHKGIAAQR is encoded by the coding sequence ATGGCTGAAACGCACGTTGCGCGGGGGACCCGCATATACGAAAAGGTTGTAGAAAAACTTAAGGAGTCCATCTCAAACGGGGATATCCTGCCTGGAGATCCGCTTTCGTCAGAACGCCAGATGATGAATGATTTTGGCGTCAGCCGAAGTTCTCTTCGTGAAGCTTTCCGGGTGATGGAGCTTCTCGGCCTCATCGAGTCCATCCCGGGCAAGGGCCGTTTCGTCCGTCACCCCAGGTCTATTTCCGAAGACAAGAAAACGATACCTCTTGAAGATTCGGCCATCCTTGAGCTCATGGAGGCACGCCGTGTCCTTGACCCTGCTATTGCAGGCGAGAGCGCGATGAAGGCGACCCCATCCGACCTGACTCGTATGCTGCGCGTGATCACGGCAACCGAGAAGAATCTCACCGAACCGTCCGGCCGGGCCCAGGCTGATTTTGACTTCCATCTTGTCCTCGCGGAGGCGACCCACAACTTTGTATTCGTAAACATCACAAGGATGAATTTCGATCTTATTATGGCAACTCACGATAAGATTTACAACCTGCTCGATGACAAAGATGCTTTTCTTCTCGAACACAGGACCATGTATGACGCGATCCTTGACCATGACGTTGATCGGGCAAAGGAGATGGCCGCGTGTCATATCGACAGAATATACAGGACTCTGCACAAAGGAATAGCTGCTCAGCGCTGA
- a CDS encoding radical SAM protein translates to MVERALEMKMQELLSMSGKKILGVNPPVHDFAFFDLWSKPLGLLYLLQRMRDNGNEVRLLDCIHEGAEGRKSFGREKIAETEIEKPAAYFGIKRKYHHFGMKEEGFSARLKELPRPDAVLLTSAMTYWYGGVRWATALLHRELPGVPVILGGIYARLCPDHASALGADFIVTEHWEPDVSYPAMDLYGDPPYGVTMTSFGCPMACSYCASHILWPDYRRRSLEEVTGEIDFQAKLGAEDFAFYDDALLMHKRENLYPLCHELIRLYQGRLRFHTPNGLHVREIDYECAILLKMTGFKTIRLSLESVDPKVASASSGKVLREEYASAVRNLRRAGWSRDDCETYILLGLPGQSIESIRETINFVNASGGKPKLAEFSPIPGTRSFSQAAALIPELLTEPLLHNNSVYSSWISGAISEEDLQGLKDLARKTH, encoded by the coding sequence GTGGTGGAACGTGCACTTGAAATGAAGATGCAGGAGCTGCTTTCGATGTCTGGAAAGAAGATACTTGGCGTTAATCCTCCGGTGCATGACTTCGCTTTCTTTGACCTCTGGTCCAAGCCGCTTGGGCTGCTGTATCTTCTGCAGAGGATGAGGGATAACGGGAACGAGGTCCGACTGCTTGACTGTATCCACGAAGGCGCAGAAGGCAGGAAGTCCTTTGGCCGTGAAAAAATAGCTGAGACAGAGATAGAAAAGCCTGCGGCATATTTTGGTATAAAGAGAAAATATCACCATTTCGGAATGAAAGAAGAGGGTTTTTCAGCAAGGCTCAAAGAGCTCCCGAGACCGGATGCCGTACTGCTGACCTCAGCTATGACTTACTGGTACGGAGGAGTCAGGTGGGCAACAGCGCTGCTGCACAGGGAACTTCCCGGCGTACCTGTCATCCTCGGAGGCATTTACGCTCGTCTATGTCCCGATCATGCTTCGGCTCTCGGCGCTGATTTTATTGTAACTGAGCATTGGGAGCCGGATGTATCATATCCGGCGATGGACCTTTATGGTGATCCGCCTTATGGAGTGACTATGACATCTTTCGGCTGTCCGATGGCCTGCAGCTACTGTGCGTCGCACATTCTATGGCCGGATTACAGAAGAAGATCTCTGGAAGAGGTGACCGGTGAAATTGATTTTCAGGCAAAGCTCGGAGCCGAGGATTTCGCATTTTATGATGATGCCCTTCTTATGCATAAGAGGGAAAATTTATATCCTCTATGCCATGAACTGATCAGGCTGTATCAAGGCAGACTGCGCTTCCACACCCCTAACGGCCTTCACGTGCGCGAGATAGACTACGAGTGTGCCATACTATTAAAAATGACAGGTTTCAAAACGATACGCCTTTCTCTGGAAAGTGTTGACCCGAAGGTCGCGAGCGCAAGCTCGGGCAAAGTCCTGCGCGAAGAATACGCTTCAGCAGTCAGAAACCTCCGCAGGGCAGGCTGGTCGCGTGATGACTGCGAGACCTACATACTGCTCGGTCTGCCCGGTCAGAGCATAGAGTCGATCAGGGAAACAATAAATTTTGTAAATGCGTCCGGTGGGAAGCCAAAGCTGGCCGAATTCTCACCCATACCGGGAACGAGGTCGTTTTCACAAGCTGCGGCCTTGATTCCGGAGCTTCTGACAGAGCCGCTTTTACACAATAACTCAGTCTATTCTTCGTGGATTTCCGGTGCCATATCAGAGGAGGATCTGCAGGGATTGAAAGATCTTGCGAGAAAGACTCATTAG
- a CDS encoding pyrimidine/purine nucleoside phosphorylase, whose translation MIEKLEDVTAVAKANVYFDGKVVSHTVYTKDGKRKTLGLFLPGSYEFGTGDAEIMEIIDGECEVLLPGSAEYIKVKAGENFDLPGNSKYCFRCYVPVQYVCSYISDK comes from the coding sequence ATGATCGAGAAACTGGAAGACGTAACCGCTGTTGCAAAGGCAAACGTATATTTTGACGGGAAAGTAGTCAGCCACACGGTATATACCAAGGATGGAAAGCGCAAGACGCTCGGCCTTTTCCTGCCGGGCAGCTATGAGTTCGGCACCGGCGATGCAGAGATCATGGAAATCATCGACGGAGAGTGCGAGGTCCTTCTTCCGGGCTCTGCAGAGTACATAAAAGTCAAGGCCGGAGAGAACTTCGATCTGCCGGGAAACAGCAAATACTGTTTTCGTTGCTATGTACCCGTACAGTATGTATGCTCGTACATCTCTGATAAATAA
- the nudC gene encoding NAD(+) diphosphatase: MPNVYAFSDGRIVLRDNGTALPDRDSDIGLEKLFLNRGFVDKEDRYGDIWAELPEDATLPLGYSLCERRELWPVFDEKTFFRAGKAYHLMEWQRTHKFCGVCGARSEFDGRELAMRCPECGELVFPVIAPAIIVAVEKDGKLLMGHGVSFPPGRFSVLAGFVEPGESLEECVRREVYEESKILVKNISYFGSQPWPFPRSLMAGFTAEWESGDIEPDMTEVTDIRWFAPDEMPEYFKGLSISSRLINDFIKRHS; the protein is encoded by the coding sequence ATGCCAAACGTCTATGCGTTCAGCGACGGCAGAATAGTTTTAAGGGACAACGGCACAGCTCTGCCAGATAGGGACTCTGATATCGGGCTGGAAAAATTATTCTTAAACAGAGGTTTTGTGGATAAGGAAGACAGGTATGGCGATATCTGGGCGGAATTGCCTGAAGATGCAACTCTTCCATTAGGTTATTCTCTGTGTGAGCGGCGTGAACTCTGGCCCGTCTTCGATGAAAAAACTTTTTTTCGTGCCGGCAAGGCATATCATTTAATGGAGTGGCAGAGGACGCACAAATTCTGCGGGGTCTGCGGAGCGCGCTCTGAATTTGACGGCAGAGAACTCGCGATGCGCTGCCCGGAATGCGGGGAGCTTGTGTTTCCGGTTATAGCGCCTGCGATAATAGTTGCGGTAGAGAAAGACGGGAAACTGTTGATGGGACACGGTGTCTCATTTCCGCCGGGACGTTTCAGCGTACTGGCAGGTTTTGTCGAACCTGGTGAAAGCTTGGAAGAGTGTGTCAGACGCGAGGTCTATGAGGAATCGAAAATACTGGTGAAAAACATAAGCTACTTTGGCAGCCAGCCATGGCCCTTCCCGCGCTCTCTGATGGCGGGGTTTACCGCGGAATGGGAGAGCGGCGATATCGAGCCGGATATGACTGAGGTGACAGACATACGCTGGTTTGCTCCTGACGAAATGCCGGAATATTTCAAGGGCCTCAGTATATCCAGCCGGCTGATAAATGATTTTATAAAAAGGCATTCGTAA
- a CDS encoding M48 family metallopeptidase, translated as MKLKIYNVLLFMLIAVFFAIPAEAKLSHETAKNVWGRVAEATDLTKIPFTIKEEKTPNAWVTNGKSVTVTTGLLNILDSPAELYGVFAHEAGHAKLGHYDDTVKHATGLSVAAAVLGQLLGGGIGDTAVNVGANLAYAGWSREQEVEADDYAVRLAHKNGEDPVGLYSAMLKLSKSGSKLQPSGFNSHPPDDRRLLHIRNEILKVEPNAKFPDGSEKTSGLQTPVDPVAKTQTDQPKTATVGPRKSGGYDIDAAIERMKKEEAAKNKAAGSTN; from the coding sequence ATGAAATTAAAAATATATAATGTGCTGCTTTTTATGCTTATAGCAGTTTTCTTTGCAATACCCGCAGAGGCCAAGCTCTCGCATGAGACCGCCAAAAATGTGTGGGGCCGCGTTGCTGAAGCAACGGATCTTACAAAAATTCCGTTTACAATAAAAGAGGAGAAGACGCCGAACGCCTGGGTCACAAACGGTAAATCAGTCACAGTAACGACCGGGCTTCTAAACATCCTTGATTCCCCAGCCGAGCTTTACGGAGTCTTCGCACATGAGGCAGGACACGCCAAGCTCGGACACTATGATGACACAGTTAAGCACGCGACCGGGCTGTCCGTTGCCGCGGCAGTACTGGGACAACTTCTTGGCGGAGGTATCGGAGACACCGCGGTAAATGTCGGCGCAAACCTTGCATACGCCGGATGGAGCCGGGAACAGGAGGTAGAGGCCGACGATTACGCTGTGAGGCTTGCGCACAAAAACGGAGAAGATCCAGTCGGATTGTACAGCGCAATGCTTAAACTTTCGAAGAGCGGCTCGAAGCTGCAGCCCAGCGGATTTAACTCGCATCCGCCTGATGATCGCAGGCTTCTCCATATAAGGAATGAAATACTGAAAGTTGAGCCTAATGCCAAATTTCCGGACGGTTCAGAGAAAACCTCCGGTTTGCAGACACCTGTGGACCCTGTAGCCAAGACTCAGACAGATCAGCCTAAAACTGCAACAGTTGGACCCCGAAAATCCGGCGGATATGATATAGATGCGGCTATCGAGCGCATGAAGAAAGAAGAGGCCGCCAAAAACAAAGCAGCCGGAAGCACTAACTGA